One genomic window of Aliiroseovarius sp. M344 includes the following:
- a CDS encoding VOC family protein, with product MTTNRVTLITLGVKDIARARAFYEAIGWVPSDAQDQVVFYDMNGMKFGLYALEGLAKDTNHTVEDLKTGAMTLAQCFPTEADVDQAFDEALAAGASEVARPEKVFWGGYSGYFADPDGHLWEYAMNPFWELDEDGHLK from the coding sequence ATGACGACCAACCGCGTGACATTGATTACCCTCGGCGTGAAAGACATCGCCCGCGCCCGCGCTTTTTATGAGGCAATTGGATGGGTTCCCTCTGATGCGCAGGACCAAGTGGTCTTCTACGACATGAACGGGATGAAGTTCGGGCTTTACGCGCTTGAGGGGTTGGCAAAAGACACAAACCACACGGTGGAAGACCTGAAAACCGGCGCGATGACACTTGCGCAATGTTTCCCGACCGAAGCCGATGTGGACCAAGCCTTTGATGAGGCACTTGCCGCAGGCGCTAGCGAAGTCGCGCGTCCAGAGAAGGTCTTTTGGGGTGGATATTCCGGCTATTTCGCCGATCCCGACGGCCATCTGTGGGAATACGCGATGAACCCGTTTTGGGAACTGGATGAAGACGGCCACCTGAAATGA
- a CDS encoding LysE family translocator, translated as MTITLTELGFYIVGLYILFLTPGPVWVALVARVMAGGFAQAWPLAMGVAIGDIFWSVLAALGMGWVASSFGNAMLILKIVAALFFIWLGVTIIRSADHKITKDRKLTRPGIWAGFVAGLIVIIANPKAILFYMGVLPGFFDLSRLTTPDIVAIGTASFIVPLTGNLGMAFFIDRARKLLSSPTGLRRMNMAAGSMLILVGIVIPFT; from the coding sequence ATGACCATCACGCTGACCGAGCTCGGCTTCTACATTGTCGGGCTTTACATCCTGTTTCTGACCCCCGGACCGGTCTGGGTGGCACTGGTCGCACGTGTCATGGCCGGTGGTTTCGCACAGGCTTGGCCGCTGGCTATGGGGGTCGCGATCGGAGACATCTTCTGGTCGGTTCTGGCGGCGCTTGGCATGGGCTGGGTGGCATCCAGCTTCGGGAATGCGATGCTGATCCTAAAAATCGTCGCAGCCCTGTTCTTCATCTGGCTGGGCGTCACGATCATCCGCTCGGCCGATCACAAGATCACCAAAGACCGAAAGCTAACGCGCCCCGGCATATGGGCAGGTTTCGTCGCGGGGCTGATCGTGATCATCGCCAACCCCAAGGCGATCCTGTTTTACATGGGCGTCCTGCCGGGCTTCTTTGACCTTTCACGCCTGACCACGCCGGACATTGTGGCCATCGGCACGGCGTCTTTCATCGTGCCGCTGACCGGCAACCTTGGCATGGCGTTTTTCATCGACCGCGCCCGCAAATTGCTGTCATCGCCGACCGGCCTGCGACGGATGAATATGGCGGCAGGCAGCATGCTGATTCTGGTCGGAATCGTCATTCCGTTTACGTGA
- the recF gene encoding DNA replication/repair protein RecF (All proteins in this family for which functions are known are DNA-binding proteins that assist the filamentation of RecA onto DNA for the initiation of recombination or recombinational repair.) — protein sequence MLALRELTLSHFRSHRVARLSLDGRPVAIHGRNGAGKTNILEAVSMLSPGRGLRRATVDEMIRRPEGVGWKVTATLQSLHQLHEVETWVEAGGSRQLRIDGKTAPQVALGRIARIVWLVPVMDRLWVEGADGRRRFLDRMTMSFEPNHADAVLTYEKAMRERNRLLKDGQRDAHWYAALEHQMAVAATEIIANRKAALHQLIAAQAEAETAFPTAELSLIQPDDTDLPESETDLAQAFTENRPRDLMAGRTLIGPHRTDLGAIYSNKGIAARDCSTGEQKALLVSLILANSRALARDFGAPPILLLDEVAAHLDAGRRAALYDEVCAIGAQAFMTGTGPELFAELGDRASHIEVSEADGSSHIEEVTT from the coding sequence ATGCTGGCCCTACGCGAACTGACGCTCAGCCATTTCCGAAGCCACCGCGTTGCTCGGTTGTCCCTTGATGGACGGCCTGTGGCGATCCACGGGCGCAACGGCGCTGGCAAAACCAATATACTTGAAGCCGTTTCAATGCTGTCGCCCGGTCGCGGGCTGCGGCGCGCCACAGTTGACGAGATGATACGGCGTCCCGAAGGCGTCGGGTGGAAGGTCACCGCAACCTTACAAAGCCTGCACCAACTGCACGAAGTGGAAACCTGGGTCGAAGCGGGCGGTTCCCGGCAGCTGCGCATCGACGGCAAAACGGCACCCCAGGTTGCGCTGGGGCGCATCGCTCGTATTGTCTGGCTTGTCCCGGTGATGGATCGGTTGTGGGTCGAAGGCGCCGACGGTCGCAGACGTTTTCTGGACCGCATGACTATGAGCTTCGAGCCAAACCATGCCGACGCTGTTCTGACCTATGAAAAGGCGATGCGCGAACGAAACCGCCTGTTGAAAGATGGCCAGCGGGACGCACATTGGTATGCAGCACTTGAGCATCAGATGGCGGTTGCAGCGACCGAGATCATCGCCAATCGAAAGGCCGCCCTGCACCAACTGATCGCAGCGCAGGCCGAAGCGGAAACGGCCTTTCCAACGGCTGAATTGTCTCTAATCCAGCCCGACGATACCGATCTTCCCGAATCCGAGACCGATCTGGCACAGGCATTTACCGAAAATCGCCCGCGCGACCTTATGGCCGGGCGCACGCTGATTGGCCCGCACCGGACGGATCTGGGCGCCATCTATTCCAACAAGGGAATCGCCGCGCGGGATTGTTCGACGGGTGAGCAAAAGGCCTTGCTGGTGTCGTTGATCCTTGCCAACAGTCGCGCATTGGCGCGGGATTTTGGCGCACCGCCCATCCTGCTGCTCGACGAAGTGGCGGCGCATCTGGATGCTGGCCGCCGTGCCGCGCTTTACGACGAGGTCTGCGCCATAGGCGCTCAAGCCTTTATGACGGGCACTGGCCCTGAATTGTTTGCTGAGCTAGGCGACCGCGCCAGCCATATAGAAGTCAGCGAAGCCGATGGAAGCTCGCACATTGAAGAGGTGACAACATGA
- the dnaN gene encoding DNA polymerase III subunit beta: MKISIERGALLKAVAQAQSVVERRNTIPILANVLIEAEGNSVSFRATDLDIEVVDKADAVVERAGATTVSAVTLHEIVRKLPDGALVQLTDDGATGRISVEAGRSNFSLATLPKEDFPVMASSEYAANFSAPAPVLRRLFDKSKFAISTEETRYYLNGVYLHVSDADGGKVLRCVATDGHRLARIDADLPAGAEEMPGVIVPRKTVGEMRKLLDDDDAVIAVSISETKIRFATPAITLTSKVIDGTFPDYTRVIPTGNTRKLEVDATEFAQAVDRVATVSSERSRAVKLQLDEDRLILSVNAPDAGAAEEELAVAYGDERLEIGFNAKYLLEIASQVDRENAVFMFNSSGDPTLMREGNDTSAVYVVMPMRV; encoded by the coding sequence ATGAAGATCAGTATCGAACGCGGCGCGCTTCTTAAGGCCGTGGCACAGGCGCAGTCAGTTGTTGAACGCCGGAACACCATTCCCATATTGGCAAATGTGCTGATCGAAGCCGAAGGCAACAGCGTATCGTTCCGCGCGACTGATCTGGATATCGAGGTTGTCGACAAGGCTGACGCCGTGGTCGAACGCGCGGGCGCGACAACTGTGTCCGCCGTGACTTTGCACGAGATTGTGCGCAAACTGCCTGACGGCGCGCTTGTTCAGCTGACCGATGATGGCGCAACCGGGCGGATATCAGTGGAAGCCGGCCGGTCGAACTTCTCGTTGGCGACCTTGCCCAAAGAAGACTTCCCGGTCATGGCCTCGTCCGAATACGCTGCCAACTTCTCTGCTCCCGCGCCGGTTCTGCGCCGCCTGTTCGACAAATCGAAATTTGCGATCTCTACAGAAGAGACGCGCTATTACCTGAACGGTGTCTACTTGCATGTCTCGGACGCCGATGGTGGCAAAGTGCTGCGCTGCGTGGCCACCGATGGACACCGTCTGGCGCGGATCGACGCAGACTTGCCTGCTGGCGCTGAAGAGATGCCCGGCGTGATCGTGCCCCGCAAAACCGTCGGCGAGATGCGTAAACTGTTGGACGACGATGACGCGGTCATTGCCGTGTCGATTTCTGAAACCAAGATCCGCTTTGCAACACCGGCGATTACGCTGACGTCGAAAGTCATCGATGGCACCTTTCCGGATTACACCCGCGTTATTCCCACTGGAAACACTCGCAAGCTTGAAGTTGACGCGACCGAGTTTGCGCAGGCTGTTGACCGTGTGGCGACCGTCTCCAGCGAAAGATCGCGCGCGGTTAAACTGCAATTGGATGAGGATCGCCTGATCCTGTCGGTAAATGCCCCGGATGCGGGCGCGGCCGAAGAAGAGCTGGCCGTCGCTTATGGTGACGAGCGTCTGGAAATTGGCTTCAATGCCAAGTACCTGCTTGAGATTGCAAGCCAGGTGGATCGTGAGAACGCTGTGTTCATGTTCAACTCGTCCGGCGACCCGACCCTGATGCGCGAGGGCAATGACACCAGCGCGGTCTATGTCGTCATGCCGATGCGTGTGTGA